A region of Halalkaliarchaeum desulfuricum DNA encodes the following proteins:
- a CDS encoding DUF6908 domain-containing protein, with translation MEAIKEILASLGIESIEEMTVNESYTIEVYGYEDLTIEKIGPSRVSVAHHYVQRGDLMSDPEIVFHIDNGEWRPVRYTQHPGIHQHNPAGVDVEDFVTQWCENIREQGFVDAAKEMSEGC, from the coding sequence ATGGAGGCGATCAAGGAAATCCTCGCCTCGCTCGGTATCGAGTCCATTGAGGAGATGACCGTCAACGAGAGCTACACGATCGAAGTATACGGTTATGAGGATCTGACCATCGAGAAGATCGGGCCGAGTCGGGTCAGCGTGGCGCACCACTACGTTCAGAGGGGAGATCTGATGTCCGACCCCGAAATCGTGTTTCACATCGATAACGGAGAGTGGCGACCGGTGCGGTACACCCAGCATCCGGGGATCCATCAGCACAATCCCGCGGGGGTCGATGTCGAGGACTTCGTGACGCAGTGGTGTGAGAACATACGAGAGCAGGGCTTCGTGGACGCGGCGAAGGAGATGTCAGAAGGGTGCTGA
- a CDS encoding endonuclease NucS domain-containing protein produces the protein MKRVPESELDTEANLEQRLVRTDGAKIGEVEVLYVGRQGSPGEGGIFDILGVDERGDTVIVELKRDRAPRDIVAQALEYASEIRNVDYEYLDDQYRQFLREEQGHTEPNDILSLREAHCEYFDLDDVLSKREFNNEQRLVVVGTDFQDVSLNMADFLREHGVDVVAVEYSTYRDENKGIELLTTDGVRRPLSEEPTGTVTSTSDSEDYSELIIAVRDHVFPQVKDELHFEDAERIAKPTHKRSIGFGSDHPEHPGPLKYGMQPRIEEQGLVRFRVNLWNAEPAQHEELRQFLASHAESLDGYTLAEDDTQSMGILTKDVEVDGDEIEVSEMAQELVDLIDYLHPRAIEEYADHELFG, from the coding sequence ATGAAACGAGTACCTGAATCCGAACTTGACACGGAAGCGAACCTCGAACAACGACTGGTACGGACGGATGGAGCCAAAATCGGCGAAGTCGAAGTTCTCTACGTTGGCCGTCAGGGGAGTCCCGGGGAAGGCGGCATCTTCGACATCCTCGGCGTTGACGAGCGGGGAGATACCGTAATCGTGGAACTCAAGCGTGATCGCGCCCCGCGGGACATCGTTGCACAGGCGCTCGAATACGCCTCTGAAATTAGGAACGTCGACTACGAGTATCTCGACGATCAGTACCGCCAATTTCTCCGCGAGGAGCAGGGCCACACCGAGCCGAACGACATCCTGAGCCTTCGCGAGGCGCACTGCGAGTATTTCGACCTCGATGATGTGCTCTCCAAACGGGAGTTCAACAACGAACAGCGGCTCGTAGTCGTCGGAACTGACTTTCAGGACGTATCACTCAATATGGCCGACTTTCTGCGGGAACACGGCGTCGATGTCGTGGCCGTCGAGTACTCGACCTATCGGGATGAGAACAAAGGTATCGAACTGCTCACGACCGATGGTGTCCGCCGTCCGTTGAGTGAGGAACCGACCGGGACCGTCACGAGCACGTCAGACTCCGAGGACTATTCGGAGCTCATCATCGCCGTTAGAGATCATGTTTTTCCGCAGGTCAAAGACGAACTACACTTCGAGGACGCTGAACGGATCGCAAAGCCGACGCACAAGCGTTCTATCGGATTTGGATCCGACCATCCGGAGCATCCTGGACCGCTGAAATACGGGATGCAACCGCGCATTGAGGAACAGGGTTTGGTTCGATTTCGTGTGAACCTCTGGAACGCAGAGCCAGCCCAGCATGAAGAGCTTCGACAATTCCTTGCCTCGCACGCCGAGTCACTCGATGGGTACACCTTGGCTGAAGACGACACACAGTCGATGGGCATTCTGACCAAGGATGTCGAAGTCGACGGGGACGAGATCGAGGTGAGCGAGATGGCCCAGGAGTTGGTTGATCTGATTGATTACCTCCATCCGAGAGCCATCGAGGAGTACGCAGACCACGAGCTGTTCGGGTAG
- a CDS encoding DUF6166 domain-containing protein, with protein MSRQPLGSTPEDAHRGPSITGNQAGLSTETVYRGQRDPTAPVGEEVEVTVDGEPLDKRYDLLSANPTGFEFGYGGSGPAQLAIAILAHAYDDEFACEWYQRFKREVVAQLPEGGWVLTKDDLDAWREGMASDA; from the coding sequence ATGTCGCGTCAACCCCTGGGTTCGACCCCCGAAGATGCCCATCGAGGGCCTTCCATCACGGGGAATCAGGCGGGCCTCTCGACGGAGACGGTCTATCGAGGGCAACGGGATCCGACAGCCCCAGTGGGTGAGGAGGTTGAGGTCACCGTCGATGGTGAACCGCTGGACAAGCGATACGATCTGCTCAGCGCCAATCCAACGGGGTTCGAGTTCGGTTACGGTGGTTCAGGTCCGGCACAGTTGGCGATAGCGATACTGGCCCACGCCTACGACGACGAGTTCGCTTGCGAGTGGTATCAGCGGTTCAAGCGAGAAGTAGTCGCGCAGCTTCCAGAGGGTGGCTGGGTGCTGACGAAGGACGACCTCGATGCCTGGCGCGAGGGGATGGCCAGCGATGCTTGA
- a CDS encoding PadR family transcriptional regulator produces MALVDERKVQVLDYIHDNEPITGYDIASDKDNDIDYTQSYIYDVLGELEDEGMIEVADREPEGRKRVHYQLTENGRLLLEALDRIDP; encoded by the coding sequence ATGGCACTCGTCGACGAGCGGAAGGTCCAAGTTCTTGACTACATCCACGATAACGAACCGATCACGGGTTACGACATTGCGAGCGACAAAGACAACGACATCGACTACACCCAGAGCTACATCTACGACGTACTCGGCGAGTTAGAAGACGAGGGGATGATCGAGGTGGCTGATCGAGAACCGGAAGGGCGGAAGCGAGTCCACTACCAACTCACGGAAAACGGACGGCTCCTCCTCGAAGCCCTTGATAGGATCGACCCCTGA